Part of the Sebaldella sp. S0638 genome, CGGAACCGCCATATGTGCAATTGCCTTAGATACCGGCGCTTTTTCAAGATAATATAAAGCATTATTTTCATTATTCATTTTAATTCCTCCTTTAAAAATAAGTCGAATTCTACCTATATGTATAAAAAAACTGTCTAAAAATACTAACTCAGATTTTTATAAGCTTTCTTTAGTAATTTCAAGAATATTTTCTTCTCTTCTTCTGAAAAATCATCCAGCAGTTTCTCTTCAGTTCCTGCAAATATATCTTCTGTTTCATCCACGAGTTTCTGTGCTTTATCCGTTATCTCTATCTGCATGGTACGCCCGTCCTCATTGCCAGCATGACGTATAATAAAGCCTTTTTTCTCAAGTCCGTTCAAAAGACTGGTAACAGAAGGCCCGCTTAATCCCATTGCCTCGCTTAAAATACGACGGCTTATCTCCAGTTTACTTTCCAGCCTGTCATATATTTCTCCCAATAAACGTGCTTGCTGATTTGTAATGTCATATCCTGTAAGTGACTGATCATTTGCATACCGCATATTATGACCAATACCTCTTATATAGAAATTATAGTCAAATTCCTGAAATTTCTTTTTCATATTTCACCTTCTTTATTTAGGTTGAATTCTACCATTATTATATAGGTAGAATTCTACTTTGTCAATATTTATTTTAAAATATTTTTTTATAAAGGAAATAACCTTTTACTTCCCGCTGTTAAATACTTTCCCTTGTCATCTTTTCACTTTATTTTTTATTTAAATATTTTTATAAAGTATTGATTTTTTTCATATATACTGCATTTCTTCCACTAATTTCCTCAAGCACTTCACTTACTCCGTTAAAAGTTTCCAAAATATAGATATAATCAGAGTTTGAAGATATTTTCAA contains:
- a CDS encoding MarR family winged helix-turn-helix transcriptional regulator; protein product: MKKKFQEFDYNFYIRGIGHNMRYANDQSLTGYDITNQQARLLGEIYDRLESKLEISRRILSEAMGLSGPSVTSLLNGLEKKGFIIRHAGNEDGRTMQIEITDKAQKLVDETEDIFAGTEEKLLDDFSEEEKKIFLKLLKKAYKNLS